Part of the Novosphingobium sp. ZN18A2 genome, AGCTATGTCTTCGACAGCCCGGACCATGCGGCGGACCTGTTCAATCTCGATGCGGTGGGCAATATCTACACCCGGCTGATGAACCCCACCAACGGGGTGCTGGAAGCCAAGGTGGCGGCGATGGAAGGCGGCGCGGCGGCGCTTGCCACGGCGTCGGGCCATTCCGCGCAGTTCCTTGCCTTCCACACCATCATGGAGCCGGGCTGCGAAATCGTTGCGGCGAACAAGCTCTATGGCGGCTCGCTGAACCAGTTGGGCCAATCGTTCCGCAAGATGGACTGGCACACCACGTTCGTCGATGCGGACGATCCTGCGAATATTGCAGCGGCGATTACCGACAAGACCCGCGCCGTCTTTATCGAAAGCCTCGCCAATCCGGGCGGTGTGGTGCAGGATATCGCCGCCATCGCCGATGTGGCGCACAAGGCCGGCGTGCCGCTGATCGTGGATAACACGATGGCAACGCCTATCCTGTGCCGCCCGATCGAACACGGGGCCGATATCGTTGTCCATTCGGCAACCAAGTTCCTGAACGGGCACGGTAATTCGCTTGCCGGGGTGATCGTCGATTCGGGCAGGTTCGACTGGGCGAAATCGGGCAACTATCCCTATCTCAGCCAGCCGAATGCCAGCTATCACGGCAAGGTGTTCACCGAAGCGTTCGGCGAAGTGGCGTTCATCCTTGCCTGCCGTGCGCTGGGTATGCGCGATCTTGGGCCGCAACTGGCGCCGATGAACGCGTTTCTTGCGCTGACGGGCATGGAAACGCTGGCGCTGCGGATCGAACGGCATTGCGCGAACGGCCTGGCGCTCGCGCAGTGGCTGGAAAAGCATCCCAAGGTGGAATGGGTTTCCTATGCCGGCCTGCCATCCAGCCCCTATCACGCGCTGGCGCAGAAATACCTGGGCGGAAAGGGCGGCTCTGTTTTCACCTTCGGGCTGAAAGGCGGATACGAAGCGGGCGTGAAGCTGGTGACCGCCGTTGAACTGTTCAGCCATCTTGCCAACCTGGGCGATACGCGCAGCCTGATTATCCACCCGGCATCGACCACGCACCGCCAGCTTGAAGCGGCCGCCCAGATAGAGGCCGGCGCCGGGCCGGACGTGGTGCGCGTTTCGGTAGGCATCGAAAATATCGACGATATCATCGCCGATCTGGCGCAGGCGCTGGATCAGATATGACTTTGGACCTGGTTTGACGAAAGGTCATTGATGTTCAAGAAAATCCTTATCGCCAACCGCGGCGAAATCGCTTGCCGCGTGATCAAGACCGCGCGCCGCATGGGCATCAGGACGGTTGCGGTCTATTCCGATGCCGATGCGCGGGCGCCGTTTGTGCGCATGGCCGACGAAGCTGTTCACATCGGCCCGCCGCCCGCCGCGCAGTCTTACCTGATCGCGGACAAGATTATCGAAGCCTGCAAGCAGACCGGGGCCGAGGCGGTGCATCCGGGCTATGGCTTCCTGTCCGAGCGGACCAGCTTTGCCGAAGCTCTCGCCAAGGAAAACATCGCCTTCATCGGCCCGCCGGAAAACGCGATTGCGGCCATGGGCGACAAGATCGAATCGAAGAAGCTGGCGAGGGAAGCGGGCGTCAACGTCGTGCCCGGCTATGTGGGCGAAATCGACGATACCGAGCACGCGGTGCGTATCTCGAACGACATCGGCTATCCGGTGATGATGAAGGCCAGCGCGGGTGGCGGCGGCAAGGGCATGCGCCTTGCCTTCAGCGAAAAGGACGTGCGCGAAGGCTTTGAAAGCGTGAAGCGCGAAGGGCTGAACAGCTTTGGCGATGACCGCGTGTTCATCGAAAAGTTCATCGAAGACCCGCGCCACATCGAAATCCAGATCCTGGGCGACCAGCACGGCAACATCGTTTACCTGAACGAACGCGAATGCTCGATCCAGCGCCGCCACCAGAAGGTGGTGGAAGAAGCGCCGTCGCCCTTCGTCACGCCGGAAATGCGCAAGGCAATGGGCGAACAGTGCGTCGCGCTGTCAAAGGCCGTGGGATACTATTCCGCGGGCACGGTGGAACTGATCGTCTCGGGCAAGGACAAGACCGGAAAATCGTTCTATTTCCTCGAGATGAACACGCGCCTTCAGGTCGAGCATCCGGTGACCGAAGCGATCACCGGGATCGACCTGGTGGAACAGATGATCCGCGTGGCGGCGGGTGAAAAGCTGCCGTTCACGCAGAAGGATATCGGCATCGACGGCTGGGCGATCGAAAACCGCGTCTATGCCGAAGACCCCTATCGCGGCTTCCTGCCCTCCACGGGCCGCCTTGTGCGCTACAATCCGCCGGTGGAAGGCTGGACCGACGACGGTGCGGAAAACGGCCGCCGCGGTGTGGACGGCGTGCGCGTGGACGATGGCGTCTATGAAGGCGGCGAAGTTTCCATGTTCTACGATCCGATGATCGCCAAGCTCATCACCTGGGGCAAGACGCGCGACGAGGCGGCGGACAAGCAG contains:
- a CDS encoding acetyl/propionyl/methylcrotonyl-CoA carboxylase subunit alpha; protein product: MFKKILIANRGEIACRVIKTARRMGIRTVAVYSDADARAPFVRMADEAVHIGPPPAAQSYLIADKIIEACKQTGAEAVHPGYGFLSERTSFAEALAKENIAFIGPPENAIAAMGDKIESKKLAREAGVNVVPGYVGEIDDTEHAVRISNDIGYPVMMKASAGGGGKGMRLAFSEKDVREGFESVKREGLNSFGDDRVFIEKFIEDPRHIEIQILGDQHGNIVYLNERECSIQRRHQKVVEEAPSPFVTPEMRKAMGEQCVALSKAVGYYSAGTVELIVSGKDKTGKSFYFLEMNTRLQVEHPVTEAITGIDLVEQMIRVAAGEKLPFTQKDIGIDGWAIENRVYAEDPYRGFLPSTGRLVRYNPPVEGWTDDGAENGRRGVDGVRVDDGVYEGGEVSMFYDPMIAKLITWGKTRDEAADKQIAALDAFEIEGLGHNIDFVNAIMQHPRFRSGDLTTGFIAEEYPEGFHGAPASPELARQLAAIGGFIATARADRARRVDGQLGETLEAPSDWSVKVGDTVLAVSLDEDEGIAVDGEVIDLAMEYTPGDRMVFAEVDGEPLTVKVATTRTGFRLTTRGAIHDVTVLAARVAELSKHMIEKIPPDLSKFLICPMPGLLVTLHVKEGDKVEAGQPLAVVEAMKMENILRAEKSAVVAKVNAQAGESLAVDAVILEME
- a CDS encoding O-acetylhomoserine aminocarboxypropyltransferase, with the translated sequence MAQKLETMAVHAGTAPDPATNARVTPIYQTTSYVFDSPDHAADLFNLDAVGNIYTRLMNPTNGVLEAKVAAMEGGAAALATASGHSAQFLAFHTIMEPGCEIVAANKLYGGSLNQLGQSFRKMDWHTTFVDADDPANIAAAITDKTRAVFIESLANPGGVVQDIAAIADVAHKAGVPLIVDNTMATPILCRPIEHGADIVVHSATKFLNGHGNSLAGVIVDSGRFDWAKSGNYPYLSQPNASYHGKVFTEAFGEVAFILACRALGMRDLGPQLAPMNAFLALTGMETLALRIERHCANGLALAQWLEKHPKVEWVSYAGLPSSPYHALAQKYLGGKGGSVFTFGLKGGYEAGVKLVTAVELFSHLANLGDTRSLIIHPASTTHRQLEAAAQIEAGAGPDVVRVSVGIENIDDIIADLAQALDQI